A part of Pungitius pungitius chromosome 15, fPunPun2.1, whole genome shotgun sequence genomic DNA contains:
- the cldn15la gene encoding claudin 15-like a → MSTAVEATGLVMVIVSWLITGASLSNDYWKMSSVSGSVIISQRLFENLWHSCAENSAGIAECRDFESLLALPAHISASRALMIMSLLLGLGSMVVSLLGMKCIKIGSATEQSKAKIAVGGGVLSMLAGLCCMIAVSWYAYRVVQDFHNPFFGGVKFELSTGLYLGWGASCLAILGGAFLCCACKRAAPKGAKSGFYGNKTPKVYTATAKSDADSRAYV, encoded by the exons ATGTCGACGGCCGTGGAAGCGACCGGGCTCGTGATGGTCATCGTCAGCTGGCTGATCACCGGCGCCTCGCTGTCCAACGACTACTGGAAGATGTCCTCCGTGTCCGGCAGCGTCATCATCTCCCAGCGGCTGTTCGAGAACCTCTGGCACTCCTGCGCCGAGAACAGCGCCGGCATCGCCGAGTGCCGAGACTTCGAGTCGCTGCTCGCCCTCCCCG CTCACATCTCGGCGAGTCGGGCCCTGATGATCATGTCTCTGCTGCTCGGCCTCGGCTCGATGGTCGTGTCTCTCCTCGGAATGAAGTGCATCAAGATCGGCTCGGCCACCGAGCAATCGAAGGCCAAGATCGCGGTCGGCGGCGGCGTCCTGAGCATGCTCGCCG GTCTGTGCTGCATGATCGCCGTCTCCTGGTACGCCTACAGAGTCGTGCAGGACTTCCACAACCCGTTCTTCGGCGGAGTGAA GTTCGAGCTGAGCACTGGGCTCTACCTGGGGTGGGGCGCATCCTGTCTGGCCAttctgggcggagcttttctctGCTGCGCCTGCAAGAGGGCGGCACCTAAAGGAGCAAAAAG CGGTTTCTACGGAAACAAAACCCCGAAGGTCTACACGGCCACCGCCAAGTCGGACGCGGACTCCAGAGCCTACGTCTGA